One window of the Betta splendens chromosome 21, fBetSpl5.4, whole genome shotgun sequence genome contains the following:
- the LOC114847344 gene encoding myc box-dependent-interacting protein 1 isoform X1: MAELNLGKGLTAGKVASNVQKKLTRAQEKVLQKLGKADETKDIAFEEGVINFNKQYAEGSKLQRDLRAYLEAVKAMHESSKNVQACLADMYEPEWYGKNEVDSIVEDCDVLWTDYHQKLVDHALISMDTYLGQFPDIKARIAKRDRKLVDYDSARHNYATTHKSKKKDGAIKITKPSSLLERATPGWAQGILSAHNIAQSSLSRNQAEEELERAQKVFEEINADLQEELPSLWNSRVGFYVSTFQSLAGFEEKFHKEMSRLDQDLYDVLEKLEDSDTTSEKEPSNHTLRPGGPPPIPKSPSKLKPAVPPPPKVTPCKELKTENIVNLFDAAAAAATPNISVTSPTEFDSPAASSLLDMDLDSFSAATKAPAVAQPANWDSWPEDSHAEEESPEQHYDPVAAAADAWGDDGSQPAHYDPIAAATEGWGDDGTQAVRYDPVAEAQAGWDDDGAEPVHYEPEAQEGWGDDGTQPAAEVPAAEDESPAAEAPGETADQEAPAAAAPVDNEEGQGESAAAAAAAATTPPEEAPTEETPDVAAEPTEAASAPPEMPPGFMFKVEVMHDYAANDTDELEMKTGDVVLVIVFDNPEEQDDGWLMGIKQDDWHQNKEKANKGVFPENFTQRL, encoded by the exons ATGGCTGAGCTGAATTTGGGGAAGGGGCTGACTGCTGGGAAAGTGGCCAGCAACGTTCAGAAAAAACTAACCAGAGCCCAAGAAAAG GTTCTTCAGAAGCTCGGCAAAGCGGATGAGACCAAAGATATTGCCTTTGAGGAGGGGGTTATCAACTTCAACAAACAATAC GCCGAAGgcagcaaactgcagcgggATCTTAGGGCATATCTAGAGGCAGTGAAAG CCATGCACGAGTCCTCCAAGAACGTGCAGGCGTGTCTGGCCGACATGTACGAGCCAGAGTGGTACGGAAAGAACGAAGTGGACTCCATCGTAGAG gactGCGATGTGCTGTGGACCGATTACCACCAGAAGTTGGTGGACCATGCTCTTATCTCCATGGATACCTACCTGGGCCAGTTCCCCGACATCAAG GCTCGTATTGCAAAGAGGGACAGGAAACTGGTTGATTACGACAGTGCCAGGCACAACTATGCTACCACACACAAGTCCAAGAAAAAGGACGGGGCTATTAAAATAACCAAG CCTTCTTCTCTGCTGGAGAGGGCGACTCCAGGCTGGGCTCAGGGAATCCTGTCTGCACACAACATTGCCCAGAGCAGTCTATCCAGGAACCAG gCTGAGGAGGAGTTAGAGCGAGCCCAGAAGGTGTTCGAGGAGATTAATGCTGACTTGCAGGAGGAGTTACCTTCCCTCTGGAACAG TCGCGTCGGGTTTTATGTGAGCACCTTCCAGAGTTTGGCCGGTTTCGAGGAGAAGTTCCACAAGGAGATGAGCCGG TTGGATCAGGATTTGTATGACGTCCTGGAGAAACTGGAGGATTCAGACACAACCAG TGAAAAAGAACCATCCAACCACACTCTCAGGCCAGGAGGACCACCCCCAATCCCCAAATCTCCATCCAag CTAAAGCCAGCAGTGCCTCCGCCGCCTAAGGTGACCCCGTGTAAGGAGCTGAAGACGGAGAACATCGTCAACCtgtttgatgctgctgctgctgctgctactcctAATATCAGTGTCACCTCCCCTACAGAG TTCGACAGTCCCGCAGCGAGCAGCCTGTTGGACATGGACCTGGACTCTTTCAGTGCAGCAACCAAAGCCCCCGCGGTCGCACAG CCGGCGAACTGGGACTCTTGG CCTGAAGACAGTCATGCCGAGGAAGAGAGCCCCGAGCAGCACTATGaccctgtggctgctgctgcggacGCCTGGGGGGATGATGGTTCGCAGCCTGCCCATTATGACCCCATAGCAGCTGCCACAGAGGGCTGGGGGGATGACGGGACCCAAGCAGTCCGCTATGACCCCGTGGCTGAGGCCCAGGCGGGATGGGACGATGACGGCGCAGAGCCGGTTCACTACGAGCCCGAAGCCCAAGAGGGCTGGGGCGACGATGGGACCCAGCCAGCCGCAGAGGTGCCGGCCGCAGAGGatgaatcacctgcagctgaGGCTCCAGGTGAAACAGCTGACCAAGAagcccctgcagcagctgcccccGTGGATAATGAAGAGGGTCAG GGTGAgtcggcagcagctgctgcagcagcagcaacaacaccgCCAGAGGAAGCCCCCACAGAGGAG ACACCCGACGTAGCAGCAGAACCAACGGAAGCAGCATCGGCGCCTCCAGAAATGCCTCCAGGCTTCATGTTCAAA GTGGAGGTGATGCATGATTACGCTGCCAACGACACCGACGAACTGGAGATGAAGACCGGAGACGTGGTGCTAGTGATCGTCTTTGACAACCCGGAGGAGCAG GACGACGGCTGGCTGATGGGAATAAAGCAGGACGACTGGCACCAGAACAAAGAGAAGGCCAATAAAGGAGTATTCCCCGAAAACTTCACCCAGAGGCTGTGA
- the LOC114847344 gene encoding myc box-dependent-interacting protein 1 isoform X4 yields MAELNLGKGLTAGKVASNVQKKLTRAQEKVLQKLGKADETKDIAFEEGVINFNKQYAEGSKLQRDLRAYLEAVKAMHESSKNVQACLADMYEPEWYGKNEVDSIVEDCDVLWTDYHQKLVDHALISMDTYLGQFPDIKARIAKRDRKLVDYDSARHNYATTHKSKKKDGAIKITKPSSLLERATPGWAQGILSAHNIAQSSLSRNQAEEELERAQKVFEEINADLQEELPSLWNSRVGFYVSTFQSLAGFEEKFHKEMSRLDQDLYDVLEKLEDSDTTSEKEPSNHTLRPGGPPPIPKSPSKLKPAVPPPPKVTPCKELKTENIVNLFDAAAAAATPNISVTSPTEPANWDSWGESAAAAAAAATTPPEEAPTEETPDVAAEPTEAASAPPEMPPGFMFKVEVMHDYAANDTDELEMKTGDVVLVIVFDNPEEQDDGWLMGIKQDDWHQNKEKANKGVFPENFTQRL; encoded by the exons ATGGCTGAGCTGAATTTGGGGAAGGGGCTGACTGCTGGGAAAGTGGCCAGCAACGTTCAGAAAAAACTAACCAGAGCCCAAGAAAAG GTTCTTCAGAAGCTCGGCAAAGCGGATGAGACCAAAGATATTGCCTTTGAGGAGGGGGTTATCAACTTCAACAAACAATAC GCCGAAGgcagcaaactgcagcgggATCTTAGGGCATATCTAGAGGCAGTGAAAG CCATGCACGAGTCCTCCAAGAACGTGCAGGCGTGTCTGGCCGACATGTACGAGCCAGAGTGGTACGGAAAGAACGAAGTGGACTCCATCGTAGAG gactGCGATGTGCTGTGGACCGATTACCACCAGAAGTTGGTGGACCATGCTCTTATCTCCATGGATACCTACCTGGGCCAGTTCCCCGACATCAAG GCTCGTATTGCAAAGAGGGACAGGAAACTGGTTGATTACGACAGTGCCAGGCACAACTATGCTACCACACACAAGTCCAAGAAAAAGGACGGGGCTATTAAAATAACCAAG CCTTCTTCTCTGCTGGAGAGGGCGACTCCAGGCTGGGCTCAGGGAATCCTGTCTGCACACAACATTGCCCAGAGCAGTCTATCCAGGAACCAG gCTGAGGAGGAGTTAGAGCGAGCCCAGAAGGTGTTCGAGGAGATTAATGCTGACTTGCAGGAGGAGTTACCTTCCCTCTGGAACAG TCGCGTCGGGTTTTATGTGAGCACCTTCCAGAGTTTGGCCGGTTTCGAGGAGAAGTTCCACAAGGAGATGAGCCGG TTGGATCAGGATTTGTATGACGTCCTGGAGAAACTGGAGGATTCAGACACAACCAG TGAAAAAGAACCATCCAACCACACTCTCAGGCCAGGAGGACCACCCCCAATCCCCAAATCTCCATCCAag CTAAAGCCAGCAGTGCCTCCGCCGCCTAAGGTGACCCCGTGTAAGGAGCTGAAGACGGAGAACATCGTCAACCtgtttgatgctgctgctgctgctgctactcctAATATCAGTGTCACCTCCCCTACAGAG CCGGCGAACTGGGACTCTTGG GGTGAgtcggcagcagctgctgcagcagcagcaacaacaccgCCAGAGGAAGCCCCCACAGAGGAG ACACCCGACGTAGCAGCAGAACCAACGGAAGCAGCATCGGCGCCTCCAGAAATGCCTCCAGGCTTCATGTTCAAA GTGGAGGTGATGCATGATTACGCTGCCAACGACACCGACGAACTGGAGATGAAGACCGGAGACGTGGTGCTAGTGATCGTCTTTGACAACCCGGAGGAGCAG GACGACGGCTGGCTGATGGGAATAAAGCAGGACGACTGGCACCAGAACAAAGAGAAGGCCAATAAAGGAGTATTCCCCGAAAACTTCACCCAGAGGCTGTGA
- the LOC114847344 gene encoding myc box-dependent-interacting protein 1 isoform X2, which yields MAELNLGKGLTAGKVASNVQKKLTRAQEKVLQKLGKADETKDIAFEEGVINFNKQYAEGSKLQRDLRAYLEAVKAMHESSKNVQACLADMYEPEWYGKNEVDSIVEDCDVLWTDYHQKLVDHALISMDTYLGQFPDIKARIAKRDRKLVDYDSARHNYATTHKSKKKDGAIKITKPSSLLERATPGWAQGILSAHNIAQSSLSRNQAEEELERAQKVFEEINADLQEELPSLWNSRVGFYVSTFQSLAGFEEKFHKEMSRLDQDLYDVLEKLEDSDTTSEKEPSNHTLRPGGPPPIPKSPSKLKPAVPPPPKVTPCKELKTENIVNLFDAAAAAATPNISVTSPTEPANWDSWPEDSHAEEESPEQHYDPVAAAADAWGDDGSQPAHYDPIAAATEGWGDDGTQAVRYDPVAEAQAGWDDDGAEPVHYEPEAQEGWGDDGTQPAAEVPAAEDESPAAEAPGETADQEAPAAAAPVDNEEGQGESAAAAAAAATTPPEEAPTEETPDVAAEPTEAASAPPEMPPGFMFKVEVMHDYAANDTDELEMKTGDVVLVIVFDNPEEQDDGWLMGIKQDDWHQNKEKANKGVFPENFTQRL from the exons ATGGCTGAGCTGAATTTGGGGAAGGGGCTGACTGCTGGGAAAGTGGCCAGCAACGTTCAGAAAAAACTAACCAGAGCCCAAGAAAAG GTTCTTCAGAAGCTCGGCAAAGCGGATGAGACCAAAGATATTGCCTTTGAGGAGGGGGTTATCAACTTCAACAAACAATAC GCCGAAGgcagcaaactgcagcgggATCTTAGGGCATATCTAGAGGCAGTGAAAG CCATGCACGAGTCCTCCAAGAACGTGCAGGCGTGTCTGGCCGACATGTACGAGCCAGAGTGGTACGGAAAGAACGAAGTGGACTCCATCGTAGAG gactGCGATGTGCTGTGGACCGATTACCACCAGAAGTTGGTGGACCATGCTCTTATCTCCATGGATACCTACCTGGGCCAGTTCCCCGACATCAAG GCTCGTATTGCAAAGAGGGACAGGAAACTGGTTGATTACGACAGTGCCAGGCACAACTATGCTACCACACACAAGTCCAAGAAAAAGGACGGGGCTATTAAAATAACCAAG CCTTCTTCTCTGCTGGAGAGGGCGACTCCAGGCTGGGCTCAGGGAATCCTGTCTGCACACAACATTGCCCAGAGCAGTCTATCCAGGAACCAG gCTGAGGAGGAGTTAGAGCGAGCCCAGAAGGTGTTCGAGGAGATTAATGCTGACTTGCAGGAGGAGTTACCTTCCCTCTGGAACAG TCGCGTCGGGTTTTATGTGAGCACCTTCCAGAGTTTGGCCGGTTTCGAGGAGAAGTTCCACAAGGAGATGAGCCGG TTGGATCAGGATTTGTATGACGTCCTGGAGAAACTGGAGGATTCAGACACAACCAG TGAAAAAGAACCATCCAACCACACTCTCAGGCCAGGAGGACCACCCCCAATCCCCAAATCTCCATCCAag CTAAAGCCAGCAGTGCCTCCGCCGCCTAAGGTGACCCCGTGTAAGGAGCTGAAGACGGAGAACATCGTCAACCtgtttgatgctgctgctgctgctgctactcctAATATCAGTGTCACCTCCCCTACAGAG CCGGCGAACTGGGACTCTTGG CCTGAAGACAGTCATGCCGAGGAAGAGAGCCCCGAGCAGCACTATGaccctgtggctgctgctgcggacGCCTGGGGGGATGATGGTTCGCAGCCTGCCCATTATGACCCCATAGCAGCTGCCACAGAGGGCTGGGGGGATGACGGGACCCAAGCAGTCCGCTATGACCCCGTGGCTGAGGCCCAGGCGGGATGGGACGATGACGGCGCAGAGCCGGTTCACTACGAGCCCGAAGCCCAAGAGGGCTGGGGCGACGATGGGACCCAGCCAGCCGCAGAGGTGCCGGCCGCAGAGGatgaatcacctgcagctgaGGCTCCAGGTGAAACAGCTGACCAAGAagcccctgcagcagctgcccccGTGGATAATGAAGAGGGTCAG GGTGAgtcggcagcagctgctgcagcagcagcaacaacaccgCCAGAGGAAGCCCCCACAGAGGAG ACACCCGACGTAGCAGCAGAACCAACGGAAGCAGCATCGGCGCCTCCAGAAATGCCTCCAGGCTTCATGTTCAAA GTGGAGGTGATGCATGATTACGCTGCCAACGACACCGACGAACTGGAGATGAAGACCGGAGACGTGGTGCTAGTGATCGTCTTTGACAACCCGGAGGAGCAG GACGACGGCTGGCTGATGGGAATAAAGCAGGACGACTGGCACCAGAACAAAGAGAAGGCCAATAAAGGAGTATTCCCCGAAAACTTCACCCAGAGGCTGTGA
- the LOC114847344 gene encoding myc box-dependent-interacting protein 1 isoform X3, protein MAELNLGKGLTAGKVASNVQKKLTRAQEKVLQKLGKADETKDIAFEEGVINFNKQYAEGSKLQRDLRAYLEAVKAMHESSKNVQACLADMYEPEWYGKNEVDSIVEDCDVLWTDYHQKLVDHALISMDTYLGQFPDIKARIAKRDRKLVDYDSARHNYATTHKSKKKDGAIKITKPSSLLERATPGWAQGILSAHNIAQSSLSRNQAEEELERAQKVFEEINADLQEELPSLWNSRVGFYVSTFQSLAGFEEKFHKEMSRLDQDLYDVLEKLEDSDTTSEKEPSNHTLRPGGPPPIPKSPSKLKPAVPPPPKVTPCKELKTENIVNLFDAAAAAATPNISVTSPTEFDSPAASSLLDMDLDSFSAATKAPAVAQPANWDSWGESAAAAAAAATTPPEEAPTEETPDVAAEPTEAASAPPEMPPGFMFKVEVMHDYAANDTDELEMKTGDVVLVIVFDNPEEQDDGWLMGIKQDDWHQNKEKANKGVFPENFTQRL, encoded by the exons ATGGCTGAGCTGAATTTGGGGAAGGGGCTGACTGCTGGGAAAGTGGCCAGCAACGTTCAGAAAAAACTAACCAGAGCCCAAGAAAAG GTTCTTCAGAAGCTCGGCAAAGCGGATGAGACCAAAGATATTGCCTTTGAGGAGGGGGTTATCAACTTCAACAAACAATAC GCCGAAGgcagcaaactgcagcgggATCTTAGGGCATATCTAGAGGCAGTGAAAG CCATGCACGAGTCCTCCAAGAACGTGCAGGCGTGTCTGGCCGACATGTACGAGCCAGAGTGGTACGGAAAGAACGAAGTGGACTCCATCGTAGAG gactGCGATGTGCTGTGGACCGATTACCACCAGAAGTTGGTGGACCATGCTCTTATCTCCATGGATACCTACCTGGGCCAGTTCCCCGACATCAAG GCTCGTATTGCAAAGAGGGACAGGAAACTGGTTGATTACGACAGTGCCAGGCACAACTATGCTACCACACACAAGTCCAAGAAAAAGGACGGGGCTATTAAAATAACCAAG CCTTCTTCTCTGCTGGAGAGGGCGACTCCAGGCTGGGCTCAGGGAATCCTGTCTGCACACAACATTGCCCAGAGCAGTCTATCCAGGAACCAG gCTGAGGAGGAGTTAGAGCGAGCCCAGAAGGTGTTCGAGGAGATTAATGCTGACTTGCAGGAGGAGTTACCTTCCCTCTGGAACAG TCGCGTCGGGTTTTATGTGAGCACCTTCCAGAGTTTGGCCGGTTTCGAGGAGAAGTTCCACAAGGAGATGAGCCGG TTGGATCAGGATTTGTATGACGTCCTGGAGAAACTGGAGGATTCAGACACAACCAG TGAAAAAGAACCATCCAACCACACTCTCAGGCCAGGAGGACCACCCCCAATCCCCAAATCTCCATCCAag CTAAAGCCAGCAGTGCCTCCGCCGCCTAAGGTGACCCCGTGTAAGGAGCTGAAGACGGAGAACATCGTCAACCtgtttgatgctgctgctgctgctgctactcctAATATCAGTGTCACCTCCCCTACAGAG TTCGACAGTCCCGCAGCGAGCAGCCTGTTGGACATGGACCTGGACTCTTTCAGTGCAGCAACCAAAGCCCCCGCGGTCGCACAG CCGGCGAACTGGGACTCTTGG GGTGAgtcggcagcagctgctgcagcagcagcaacaacaccgCCAGAGGAAGCCCCCACAGAGGAG ACACCCGACGTAGCAGCAGAACCAACGGAAGCAGCATCGGCGCCTCCAGAAATGCCTCCAGGCTTCATGTTCAAA GTGGAGGTGATGCATGATTACGCTGCCAACGACACCGACGAACTGGAGATGAAGACCGGAGACGTGGTGCTAGTGATCGTCTTTGACAACCCGGAGGAGCAG GACGACGGCTGGCTGATGGGAATAAAGCAGGACGACTGGCACCAGAACAAAGAGAAGGCCAATAAAGGAGTATTCCCCGAAAACTTCACCCAGAGGCTGTGA
- the tmem198a gene encoding transmembrane protein 198-B has protein sequence MTSTSQLLGLAEVGLKCDQELERRYEIVPSVVCSMCCLFGIIYCFFGYRCFKAVLFLTGLMFGSVVIFMLCYKERVMDTQLSVEASVGIGLGIGTLCGLVTMLVRSVGLFMVGLLLGLLVGVASLVVMEEFYHPKTVWVPLGILLGSGTLFAVLTLQWQRCFVTLSTATFGAAIITVTVDYFIELFALVHYVYERLRVAPKKSVCWFTWVILGVWPVLALLGVLIQWKVTAEGFSHTEVVLSRQQRRVQLMRIRQREERLKKEKENKKKKKRQNQKTGHKLKAHAHHPHQPQYHHPSASHPHHQGQSSQPPKAPPPQTEPGYHRKANPKRRFDGDVLSPSYIRSFRDRQTDRRAYSHSRMMSRSRMAELDYDCGSQVPLTAPSGPPVRI, from the exons ATGACTTCCACCAGCCAGTTGCTGGGTTTGGCGGAGGTGGGGCTGAAGTGCGACCAGGAGCTTGAGAGGAGATATGAGATCGTGCCCTCGGTGGTCTGCTCCATGTGCTGCCTCTTTGGGATCATCTATTGCTTCTTTG gctaCCGATGCTTCAAGGCCGTGTTGTTCCTCACGGGCCTCATGTTTGGCTCCGTGGTCATCTTCATGCTGTGCTACAAGGAGAGGGTGATGGACACCCAGCTGAGCGTGGAGGCCTCGGTCGGCATCGGCCTGGGCATCGGGACGCTGTGCGGCCTGGTCACCATGCTGGTGCGCAGCGTGGGCCTCTTCATGGTGGGCCTGCTGCTGGGCCTGCTCGTCGGCGTGGCGTCGCTCGTG GTCATGGAGGAGTTCTACCACCCCAAGACGGTGTGGGTTCCTCTGGGgatcctcctggggtctgggaCCTTGTTTGCCGTCCTCACGCTCCAGTGGCAGCGCTGCTTTGTCACGTTGTCGACCGCCACCTTCGGCGCTGccatcatcactgtcactgtggaTTACTTTATAGAGCTCTTCGCCTTGGTGCACTACGTCTACGAGAGACTCAGG GTAGCTCCGAAAAAGTCGGTGTGCTGGTTCACGTGGGTCATCCTGGGCGTGTGGCCGGTTCTGGCCTTGCTCGGAGTCTTAATTCAGTGGAAAGTGACTGCAGAGGGATTCTCTCACACAGAGG TGGTTCTGAGTCGGCAGCAACGGCGGGTGCAGCTCATGCGCATCCGGCAGCGGGAGGAGCGGCtgaaaaaggagaaggagaacaagaagaagaagaagcggcaGAACCAGAAGACGGGCCACAAGCTGAAGGCGCacgcccaccacccccaccagcCGCAGTACCACCACCCGTCGGCCTCTCACCCCCATCACCAGGGCCAGAGCTCCCAGCCGCCCAAAGCCCCCCCGCCCCAGACGGAGCCCGGCTACCACCGCAAGGCCAACCCCAAGAGACGCTTCGACGGAGACGTGCTGTCACCG AGCTACATCAGGAGCTTCagggacagacagactgacagacgggCGTACTCCCACAGTCGGATGATGAGCCGCTCCCGGATGGCCGAGCTCGACTACGACTGCGGCTCTCAAGTGCCCCTCACGGCCCCCAGTGGACCCCCGGTCCGCATATGa